Proteins encoded together in one Pseudomonas arsenicoxydans window:
- the recB gene encoding exodeoxyribonuclease V subunit beta — protein MTTKTPLALAFPLSGSQLIEASAGTGKTFTISALYLRLVLGHGGESGGFGRELLPPQILVVTFTDAATKELRERIRTRLAEAARYFREEIKAPDSLIAELRDEYLPEQWSGCANRLDIAAQWMDEAAVSTIHSWCQRMLREHAFDSGSLFTQTLETDHSDLLGEVLRDYWRLFCYPMQGDALNWVRNNWGGPAALLPRVRGLFASERDSIEGKEPADLITECLQERRTALLELKMPWRQWADELLALCHQGVASKSVDGRKMQARYFEPWFEKIKAWAEDESLEQLDIGTGFTRLTPDGMAEAWKGDAPSHPGLEAMPGLKASLDGLPTPDAAVLQHAAQWVSARFEEEKRRRAEMGFDDMLLRLDAALQSDGGERLATLIREQFPVALIDEFQDTDPVQYRIFESIYRIDDNNPECGLFLIGDPKQAIYAFRGADIYTYLRARQATAGRLHTLGTNFRSSHGMVSAVNHVFERAESRELGRGAFLFREKNGENPVPFLPVESQGRKEVLQVDGQVVPALNIWHLSAEQPLSGAVYRQQLAAACASEITALLNGGEEGRAGFIEDGKDFRRLLPADIAILVRDGKEAQAVRGELSARGVRSVYLSDKDSVFAAQEAHDLLTWLKACAEPDVERPLRAALACITLNLSLAELERLNQDELAWESRVMQFRGYRELWRKQGVLPMLRRLLHDFQLPEALIARSDGERVLTNLLHLSELLQQAAAELDGEQALIRHLSEHLALSGQAGEEQILRLESDAQLVKVVTIHKSKGLEYPLVFLPFICSAKPVDGSRLPLHFHDANGKAQVTLKPTAELIALADDERLAEDLRLLYVALTRAQHACWLGVTDLKRGNNNSSVLHLSALGYLLGGGAPLTESAGLKRWLEDLQQDCPALSYGEMPEATADHYHPPRNEAKLLAPLIPKRKASENWWIASYSALRIGDILSVGSDEAPENPQAQKLFDDERLDPQAPREVVAGGADIHRFPRGPNPGTFLHGLLEWVGDEGFCAAPQVVEDAIARRCNRRGWEGWITTLSDWLQHLLKSALPIGDGQSPVIFEQLTQYRVEMEFWFASHKVDVLKLDELVRQYTHNGVARVAAEPVLLNGMFKGFIDLTFEHEGRYYVADYKSNWLGPDDASYTEQAMEQSILDNRYDLQYVLYLLALHRQLKARLPDYDYDRHVGGALYLFLRGTRAPTQGAYFARPPRELIERLDRLFQGKPEPKAEPAWEQGELL, from the coding sequence ATGACCACGAAAACACCACTGGCCCTGGCATTCCCCCTGAGTGGCAGTCAACTGATCGAAGCCAGCGCCGGTACTGGCAAAACCTTCACCATTTCCGCGTTGTACCTACGTCTGGTCCTCGGGCACGGTGGCGAATCGGGTGGATTTGGGCGTGAATTGTTGCCGCCACAAATCCTCGTTGTGACATTCACCGATGCCGCGACCAAGGAGTTGCGCGAACGTATTCGCACACGTCTGGCTGAAGCCGCGCGGTACTTCCGTGAGGAGATCAAGGCACCCGACAGCCTCATCGCTGAACTGCGTGATGAATATCTGCCGGAACAGTGGTCAGGCTGCGCAAACCGCCTGGACATCGCCGCACAGTGGATGGATGAAGCCGCCGTATCGACTATTCACAGTTGGTGCCAGCGCATGTTGCGCGAGCATGCATTCGACAGCGGCAGCCTGTTTACCCAAACCCTTGAAACCGATCACAGCGATTTGCTGGGCGAAGTGCTGCGCGATTACTGGCGGCTGTTCTGCTATCCGATGCAAGGCGATGCCCTGAACTGGGTGCGAAATAATTGGGGTGGTCCGGCGGCGTTGTTGCCTCGTGTACGTGGTTTGTTCGCCAGCGAACGGGACAGTATCGAAGGTAAAGAGCCTGCCGACCTCATCACCGAGTGCCTGCAGGAGCGACGAACTGCGTTGCTCGAACTCAAGATGCCTTGGCGCCAATGGGCGGACGAGTTGCTTGCCCTCTGTCACCAAGGCGTTGCGAGTAAAAGCGTCGACGGTCGGAAGATGCAGGCACGTTATTTCGAACCCTGGTTCGAAAAAATAAAGGCCTGGGCCGAAGACGAGTCCCTGGAGCAGCTGGATATCGGCACCGGCTTCACTCGTCTGACCCCGGATGGCATGGCCGAAGCCTGGAAGGGAGACGCCCCCAGTCACCCTGGTCTGGAGGCCATGCCCGGCCTCAAGGCCAGCCTTGATGGGTTGCCTACCCCTGACGCGGCGGTCCTGCAACACGCCGCTCAATGGGTGAGTGCACGGTTCGAGGAAGAAAAGCGTCGCCGCGCGGAGATGGGGTTCGATGACATGCTGCTGCGCCTCGATGCGGCATTGCAGTCCGATGGTGGCGAGCGCCTCGCGACTCTGATTCGTGAGCAGTTTCCGGTGGCGCTGATCGATGAATTCCAGGACACCGACCCGGTGCAGTACCGGATTTTCGAAAGCATTTATCGCATCGACGACAACAATCCCGAATGCGGCCTGTTTCTGATCGGCGACCCCAAGCAAGCGATCTACGCGTTCCGCGGTGCCGACATCTATACCTACCTGCGGGCACGCCAGGCCACTGCCGGCCGCTTGCATACCCTGGGAACAAATTTCCGTTCCAGCCACGGCATGGTCAGTGCGGTAAACCATGTATTCGAGCGTGCCGAGTCTCGTGAGCTGGGACGCGGCGCGTTCCTGTTTCGTGAAAAAAACGGCGAGAATCCAGTGCCGTTCCTGCCCGTTGAATCCCAAGGTCGCAAAGAAGTTCTGCAGGTTGATGGCCAAGTCGTCCCCGCCCTGAACATCTGGCACCTGTCCGCTGAGCAGCCGCTGTCGGGTGCGGTGTATCGACAACAACTCGCCGCCGCCTGTGCCAGTGAAATCACCGCGTTGCTCAACGGGGGCGAAGAAGGTCGAGCGGGTTTCATCGAAGACGGCAAGGATTTCAGACGCCTCTTGCCTGCCGACATCGCGATTCTGGTCCGTGACGGCAAAGAGGCTCAGGCCGTGCGTGGCGAACTCTCTGCGCGCGGCGTGCGTAGCGTCTACCTCTCGGACAAGGATTCGGTCTTCGCAGCGCAGGAAGCCCACGACCTGCTGACCTGGCTCAAGGCTTGTGCCGAGCCGGATGTCGAGCGACCACTTCGAGCCGCGCTGGCTTGTATCACGCTGAATCTTTCCCTGGCTGAACTGGAACGTCTGAATCAAGACGAGCTGGCCTGGGAATCGCGGGTCATGCAGTTTCGCGGATATCGCGAACTGTGGCGCAAGCAAGGCGTGTTGCCGATGTTGCGGCGCCTGTTGCATGACTTCCAGTTACCCGAGGCATTGATCGCGCGCAGTGACGGCGAACGTGTCTTGACCAATTTGTTGCACCTGTCGGAGTTGTTGCAGCAGGCCGCTGCCGAACTCGATGGGGAGCAAGCGCTGATTCGTCATCTGTCCGAACATTTGGCATTGTCCGGTCAGGCCGGTGAAGAACAGATCCTGCGTCTGGAAAGCGATGCGCAACTGGTCAAGGTCGTGACCATTCACAAGTCCAAAGGGCTGGAATATCCATTGGTGTTCCTGCCCTTCATCTGCTCGGCAAAACCGGTGGATGGCAGCCGTTTACCGCTGCATTTCCACGACGCAAACGGCAAGGCTCAGGTGACCCTGAAGCCGACTGCCGAATTGATTGCTCTCGCCGATGATGAGCGTCTGGCCGAAGACCTGCGGTTGCTCTACGTCGCCCTGACGCGGGCACAACATGCCTGCTGGCTCGGCGTGACCGATCTCAAACGCGGCAATAACAACAGCTCGGTTTTGCACCTGTCTGCGTTGGGTTATTTGCTGGGCGGCGGTGCTCCGCTGACCGAGTCCGCAGGCCTGAAACGCTGGCTGGAAGATCTTCAGCAAGACTGTCCGGCACTGAGCTATGGGGAAATGCCTGAGGCGACAGCCGACCACTATCACCCGCCACGCAATGAAGCGAAGTTGCTTGCGCCGCTGATACCCAAGCGCAAGGCGAGCGAAAACTGGTGGATCGCCTCCTACAGTGCCTTGCGCATTGGCGACATTCTGAGCGTGGGCAGCGATGAAGCCCCGGAGAACCCGCAAGCGCAAAAGCTCTTTGACGACGAGCGCCTCGATCCACAAGCGCCGCGAGAAGTTGTTGCCGGTGGCGCTGATATTCATCGCTTCCCCCGTGGCCCGAACCCCGGGACCTTTCTCCATGGTTTGCTGGAATGGGTCGGAGATGAAGGTTTCTGCGCCGCCCCGCAAGTCGTGGAAGACGCCATTGCCCGTCGCTGCAATCGCCGTGGCTGGGAAGGCTGGATCACCACGCTGAGCGATTGGCTGCAACACTTGCTCAAGTCTGCGTTGCCCATCGGTGATGGGCAGTCCCCGGTCATTTTCGAGCAGCTCACCCAGTACCGCGTCGAGATGGAATTCTGGTTCGCCAGTCATAAAGTCGATGTGCTCAAGCTCGATGAACTGGTGCGCCAATACACCCATAACGGCGTCGCTCGGGTGGCCGCCGAACCGGTATTGCTCAACGGCATGTTCAAGGGCTTCATCGACCTGACCTTCGAGCACGAAGGTCGCTACTACGTCGCTGACTACAAATCCAATTGGCTGGGGCCCGACGACGCGTCCTACACCGAGCAGGCCATGGAACAGTCGATTCTCGACAATCGTTATGACCTGCAATACGTGCTGTACCTGTTGGCCCTGCACCGCCAGCTCAAGGCGCGACTGCCGGATTACGATTACGACCGGCATGTTGGTGGGGCGCTGTATCTGTTCCTGCGTGGCACGCGTGCACCCACCCAAGGCGCGTATTTCGCCCGCCCACCCAGAGAGCTGATCGAGCGCCTTGACCGGCTGTTCCAAGGCAAGCCGGAACCCAAGGCCGAACCCGCCTGGGAACAGGGAGAACTGTTATGA
- the recC gene encoding exodeoxyribonuclease V subunit gamma yields the protein MPDAASLNAGFMVVQSNSLDELRSLVISVMRNYPLAPLENEIALVQSNGIAQWLKLALAEDPEDDDMGGCGIAAAIDVQLPGSFMWQLYRMVLGRDEIPVKSLLDKAPLTWRLMRLLPQLINQPHFEPLQRFLTNDTDLRKRYQLSERLADLFDQYQVYRADWLEDWAEGRHQLRSVRGEAKPLTPANCWQAELWRALLLDVGEQGMAQSRAGVHQRFIERINSLDVAPKGLPSRVIVFGISSLPAQALEALAGLARFSQVLLCVHNPCRHHWADIVADKDLLRHQYKRQARKSGMPVVLDPQTLHQHAHPLLAAWGKQGRDYINLLDSYDDPNSYRSAFRDGRIDLFSDSQPRNMLNQLQDDILELRPLNETREQWSAVDLSQDESIRFHIAHSAQREVEILHDQLLARFSADPQLKPRDVIVMVPDIDSYAPHIRAVFGQLDRFDPRFIPFTLADQGQRGRDPLLIAVEHLLKLPDSRFPVSEILDLLDVPALRARFGVEERDLPTLHRWIEGAGIRWGMNAEQRAGLGLPEALEQNSWRFGLRRMLLGYAVGSASACEGIEPYDEIGGLDAALIGPLVALLDALEVAHQELMQPAPPKQWGVRMQALVQLFFQASNEHDDYLLAQLEELRETWLETCESVGLHDDLPLTVVREAWLAGLDQGRLSQRFLAGAVNFCTLMPMRAIPFKLVCLLGMNDGDYPRAQPPLDFDLMGSDYRPGDRSRREDDRYLLLEALLSARNQLYISWVGRSIRDNSERPASVLIGQLRDHLASGWRLANGSDLLEAMTQEHPLQPFSARYFHEGDDLFSYASEWQVLHQTGELATDVQTLDDYIQEEPLSLGQLQDFLRNPVRHFFSQRLKVFFEAAEAPLADEEPFVLDALQRYSLSDSLLGAALGQLAHVDSALETQAKRLQNSGLLPMAGFGESLQRELIEPLPDLLQRYQQLLTLWPTALTSALPVSLELEGLRLEGWLSGLYQRADGGLLSVTTIPNSIGSIKTRKWHRLTRPWVNHLVACASGMSMTTALVASDDSLLLAPLEEAVALRALGQLLQAWKKGMCQPLPIAVKTAFAWLSQTDPVKADDAARKAYEGDGQTTDGERRESPALARQFADYDALIAANTFHHWCNTLYKPMLEAPWRSLNSEEARA from the coding sequence ATGCCGGACGCCGCGTCCCTCAATGCCGGTTTTATGGTGGTTCAAAGCAACAGTCTGGATGAACTGCGTAGCCTGGTGATCAGCGTAATGCGGAACTACCCGCTAGCTCCCTTGGAAAATGAAATCGCCCTGGTTCAGAGTAATGGCATCGCTCAATGGCTAAAACTCGCGTTGGCCGAAGACCCGGAAGATGACGATATGGGCGGCTGCGGTATCGCAGCGGCCATCGATGTTCAGTTACCGGGCAGCTTCATGTGGCAGCTCTATCGCATGGTTCTGGGGCGTGATGAAATTCCGGTCAAATCCCTGCTCGATAAAGCGCCGCTGACCTGGCGTCTGATGCGACTGCTCCCGCAGCTGATCAATCAACCACATTTCGAACCGCTGCAACGCTTCCTCACCAACGACACTGATCTACGCAAGCGCTACCAGTTGTCAGAGCGACTGGCAGACCTGTTCGACCAATACCAGGTGTACCGGGCCGACTGGCTGGAGGATTGGGCGGAAGGTCGTCATCAGTTACGAAGCGTCAGAGGCGAGGCCAAGCCCCTCACCCCGGCCAACTGTTGGCAGGCAGAACTGTGGCGTGCGTTGTTGCTGGATGTGGGTGAACAAGGCATGGCTCAAAGTCGTGCCGGAGTCCATCAGAGATTTATTGAGCGTATCAACAGCCTCGACGTGGCGCCCAAAGGATTACCTTCCCGTGTGATCGTTTTCGGGATCTCCTCTCTCCCCGCTCAAGCCCTGGAAGCTCTTGCCGGACTCGCCCGATTCAGCCAGGTCTTGCTTTGCGTACACAACCCATGTCGTCACCATTGGGCGGACATCGTCGCCGATAAAGACCTGTTGCGGCATCAATACAAACGTCAGGCCCGAAAGAGCGGCATGCCTGTCGTGCTCGATCCACAAACCCTGCATCAACATGCCCATCCGCTATTGGCAGCCTGGGGCAAGCAGGGGCGGGACTACATTAATCTGCTCGACAGCTACGACGACCCCAATAGCTATCGTTCGGCATTTCGTGATGGGCGGATCGATTTGTTCAGCGATAGCCAGCCACGGAACATGCTCAACCAACTGCAAGACGACATCCTTGAGCTACGTCCCCTGAACGAGACTCGCGAGCAGTGGTCGGCCGTCGATCTGAGTCAGGACGAGTCGATCCGCTTCCACATCGCCCATAGCGCGCAGCGTGAAGTAGAGATCCTCCACGATCAGTTACTCGCACGCTTCAGTGCTGATCCTCAGTTGAAGCCACGCGACGTGATTGTGATGGTCCCGGATATCGACAGCTACGCGCCGCATATCCGCGCAGTATTCGGCCAACTGGATCGCTTCGATCCGCGCTTCATACCGTTCACGCTCGCGGACCAAGGCCAGCGCGGTCGTGATCCGCTGCTCATTGCCGTAGAACATCTGTTGAAGCTCCCCGACAGCCGCTTCCCCGTCAGCGAGATCCTCGACCTGCTGGACGTTCCCGCACTGCGTGCTCGCTTCGGTGTAGAAGAGCGTGACCTGCCGACCCTGCACCGCTGGATCGAAGGCGCCGGCATTCGCTGGGGCATGAATGCCGAACAGCGTGCTGGTTTGGGATTGCCTGAAGCGCTAGAGCAGAACAGTTGGCGTTTCGGCCTGCGCCGGATGCTGCTCGGCTATGCCGTTGGCAGCGCCAGTGCCTGCGAAGGTATCGAGCCTTACGATGAAATTGGCGGTCTGGACGCCGCGCTCATCGGTCCTTTGGTTGCATTGCTGGACGCGCTGGAGGTTGCCCATCAGGAACTGATGCAACCTGCGCCACCCAAGCAATGGGGCGTCAGGATGCAGGCGTTGGTGCAGTTGTTTTTCCAGGCCAGCAATGAGCATGACGATTACCTGCTGGCCCAACTGGAAGAATTGCGTGAAACCTGGCTTGAGACCTGCGAATCAGTAGGCTTGCATGATGACCTGCCGTTGACCGTGGTCCGTGAAGCGTGGCTGGCAGGACTCGACCAGGGGCGCCTGTCTCAGCGTTTTTTGGCTGGGGCGGTCAACTTCTGCACGTTGATGCCGATGCGGGCGATCCCGTTCAAACTCGTCTGCCTGCTCGGCATGAATGATGGTGATTACCCACGAGCGCAACCACCGCTGGACTTCGATCTGATGGGCAGCGACTACCGCCCGGGTGATCGTTCCCGGCGTGAGGATGACCGCTATCTGTTGCTGGAGGCGCTGTTGTCGGCTCGCAACCAACTGTATATCAGCTGGGTCGGTCGCAGTATCCGGGACAACAGTGAGCGCCCGGCTTCAGTATTGATTGGCCAACTTCGCGACCACCTCGCCAGTGGCTGGCGATTAGCAAACGGCAGTGACCTGCTTGAAGCCATGACGCAAGAGCACCCACTGCAACCCTTCAGCGCGCGCTATTTTCATGAGGGCGATGACCTGTTCAGCTACGCCAGTGAGTGGCAGGTGCTGCATCAAACCGGTGAACTGGCGACGGATGTTCAGACGCTTGATGACTACATTCAAGAGGAACCGCTGAGCCTCGGTCAATTGCAGGATTTCCTGCGTAACCCGGTGCGACATTTTTTCAGTCAGCGGCTGAAGGTATTTTTCGAAGCGGCTGAAGCCCCTTTGGCCGATGAAGAGCCCTTTGTACTCGACGCACTTCAGCGCTATAGCCTCAGTGACAGTTTGCTTGGCGCGGCGCTGGGGCAATTGGCGCATGTCGATTCGGCGCTAGAGACGCAGGCAAAGCGCCTGCAAAACAGTGGTCTGTTGCCCATGGCCGGGTTTGGCGAATCTCTACAGCGAGAGTTGATCGAACCATTGCCGGATCTGTTGCAACGCTACCAACAACTGCTGACGTTATGGCCAACAGCGCTCACCAGTGCGTTGCCAGTGAGCCTGGAGCTGGAAGGTCTGCGTCTGGAGGGTTGGCTCAGTGGCTTGTATCAGCGTGCAGACGGCGGCTTGCTATCGGTCACCACGATTCCCAACAGCATTGGTTCGATCAAGACCCGCAAGTGGCATCGCCTGACGCGACCTTGGGTCAATCACTTGGTAGCCTGCGCCAGCGGCATGTCGATGACCACGGCGTTGGTGGCCAGTGACGATAGTCTGCTGCTGGCTCCGCTGGAGGAGGCGGTAGCATTGCGCGCCTTGGGCCAACTGTTGCAAGCATGGAAGAAAGGCATGTGCCAGCCGCTGCCGATCGCGGTGAAAACAGCCTTTGCCTGGCTCTCCCAGACAGACCCGGTCAAAGCCGACGACGCTGCTCGAAAAGCCTATGAAGGCGACGGTCAAACCACCGACGGCGAACGCCGTGAGAGCCCAGCACTCGCTCGGCAATTCGCCGATTACGATGCTCTGATTGCCGCGAATACTTTCCACCACTGGTGCAACACTTTGTATAAGCCGATGCTCGAAGCCCCTTGGCGTTCGTTGAACAGCGAGGAGGCGCGCGCATGA
- the recD gene encoding exodeoxyribonuclease V subunit alpha: protein MSRTFADLLPTPLAAESLADLAPLTRADDLLLLLTRWVERGWLRALDKAFVAFLHELAPDDDPLVLLAAALTSHQLGHGHVCLDLFETLKEPDFALSLPPEGDVQSGAMVLPSQLLEALDGAHWCKVLASSRLVALAVDGREEAQSRPLVLSGKRLYLRRYWAYERRIDNALRLRLAEHETTPNDLFQRLTGLFGPAKPGEVIDWQKLACALATRSAFSIVTGGPGTGKTTTVVRLLALLQAPAVAAGKPLRIRLAAPTGKAAARLTESISQQVRTLEVADAVRDKIPSDVTTVHRLLGSRPGTRHFRHHAGNRLPLDVLVVDEASMIDLEMMANLLDAMPAHARLVLLGDKDQLASVEAGAVLGDLCRDAEAGWYSPQTRQWLESISGESLSASGLREDTDRAHPLAQQVVMLRHSRRFGEGSGIGQLARWVNQQQPEEARKLLQARSHEDVFSLPLKGEHDRALERLLLEGHGEGPQGYRHYLHLLRSQRPPLDSSLDDPRWTDWARQVLQAFDAFQLLCAVRKGPWGVEGLNQRVTAALLKARLIDSDQQWYEGRPVLMTRNDYGLGLMNGDIGIALKLPERDGLAPGKHVLRVAFPRNDGQGGVRFVLPSRLNDVETVYAMTVHKSQGSEFAHTALILPDALNPVLTKELIYTGITRAKHWFTLIEPRAGVFEEAVRRKVKRLSGLMLEWEEGVEPGH, encoded by the coding sequence ATGAGTCGCACCTTCGCCGATTTGCTGCCCACGCCATTGGCAGCCGAAAGCCTGGCGGACCTGGCGCCCCTGACTCGGGCAGATGACCTGCTGCTATTGCTGACTCGCTGGGTGGAACGTGGCTGGCTGCGGGCGCTGGACAAGGCCTTTGTCGCCTTCCTCCACGAACTCGCCCCCGACGATGATCCGTTGGTGCTGCTCGCCGCCGCGTTGACCAGTCACCAACTGGGCCACGGCCATGTCTGCCTGGATTTGTTCGAAACGCTGAAAGAGCCGGACTTCGCCTTGTCGCTGCCGCCGGAAGGCGATGTGCAAAGCGGTGCGATGGTGTTGCCATCGCAACTGCTTGAGGCGCTGGACGGCGCGCATTGGTGCAAGGTCCTGGCGTCCAGTCGCCTGGTAGCGCTGGCCGTCGATGGTCGAGAGGAGGCGCAATCTCGGCCCTTGGTGCTGTCGGGCAAGCGCCTGTACCTGCGCCGCTATTGGGCTTACGAAAGGCGCATCGACAATGCCCTGCGCTTGCGCCTGGCTGAACATGAAACTACGCCGAATGACCTGTTCCAACGCCTCACGGGTCTGTTCGGTCCGGCCAAGCCCGGTGAAGTGATCGACTGGCAGAAACTCGCCTGCGCCCTGGCCACCCGCAGCGCGTTCAGCATCGTCACCGGCGGACCGGGCACCGGCAAGACCACCACGGTCGTGCGGTTGCTGGCGTTGCTCCAGGCGCCAGCAGTGGCGGCGGGCAAGCCGCTGCGCATTCGTCTGGCAGCGCCTACCGGCAAAGCGGCGGCGCGGCTGACGGAATCCATCAGCCAGCAAGTCCGGACACTGGAAGTCGCAGACGCCGTCAGAGACAAAATACCGTCTGACGTCACCACCGTGCATCGCTTGCTTGGCAGTCGCCCCGGCACTCGGCACTTCCGTCACCACGCCGGCAATCGCTTACCGCTGGATGTCCTGGTGGTGGACGAAGCCTCGATGATCGACCTGGAAATGATGGCAAACCTGCTCGACGCAATGCCGGCCCATGCCCGGCTGGTGTTGCTCGGTGACAAGGATCAACTCGCTTCGGTGGAGGCGGGCGCGGTACTGGGCGATCTGTGTCGCGATGCCGAGGCTGGCTGGTACAGCCCGCAAACTCGGCAGTGGCTTGAGTCCATCAGTGGCGAAAGCCTGAGCGCCAGCGGTTTGCGGGAGGACACCGACCGTGCTCATCCCCTAGCCCAACAAGTCGTGATGCTCCGTCACTCGCGCCGATTCGGTGAGGGCAGCGGGATTGGTCAGTTGGCCCGTTGGGTCAACCAGCAGCAGCCGGAAGAGGCTCGCAAGCTGTTGCAGGCTCGAAGCCACGAAGATGTGTTTTCTCTGCCCCTCAAAGGTGAGCATGATCGGGCGCTTGAACGCTTGCTGCTTGAAGGCCATGGCGAGGGGCCGCAAGGCTATCGTCATTACCTGCATCTGCTGCGCAGCCAGCGTCCGCCGCTCGACAGCTCGCTCGATGATCCACGCTGGACCGATTGGGCGCGCCAGGTGTTGCAGGCTTTCGACGCCTTCCAGCTGTTGTGCGCCGTACGCAAGGGCCCATGGGGAGTGGAGGGTTTGAATCAGCGAGTCACCGCCGCGCTGCTCAAGGCTCGACTGATCGACAGCGACCAGCAATGGTACGAAGGTCGGCCGGTTCTCATGACTCGCAATGACTATGGCCTGGGATTGATGAACGGTGACATCGGTATTGCCCTCAAACTGCCGGAGCGCGATGGACTGGCGCCTGGGAAGCATGTGCTGCGTGTAGCGTTCCCGCGCAACGATGGTCAGGGCGGTGTGCGTTTTGTCCTGCCGAGCCGACTCAACGACGTTGAAACCGTGTACGCCATGACCGTGCACAAATCCCAGGGTTCTGAATTTGCCCATACGGCGTTGATTCTGCCGGATGCGCTCAACCCTGTTCTCACCAAGGAGCTGATCTACACCGGGATCACCCGGGCCAAGCACTGGTTCACTCTGATCGAGCCGCGAGCAGGGGTGTTTGAAGAGGCCGTGCGACGCAAGGTCAAGCGCTTGAGCGGGTTGATGCTGGAATGGGAAGAGGGCGTCGAGCCGGGTCATTGA
- a CDS encoding CoA-acylating methylmalonate-semialdehyde dehydrogenase, whose protein sequence is MSLIPHLINGELVTEDGRTADVFNPSTGQAIHKLPLASRETIQKAIDSAKAAFPAWRNTPPAKRAQVMFRFKQLLEQNEARIAQLISEEHGKTLEDAAGELKRGIENVEFACAAPEILKGEYSRNVGPNIDAWSDFQPLGVVAGITPFNFPAMVPLWMYPLAIVCGNCFILKPSERDPSSTLLIAQLLLEAGLPKGVLSVVHGDKAAVDALIEAPEVKALSFVGSTPIAEYIYAEGTKRGKRVQALGGAKNHAVLMPDADLDNAVSALMGAAYGSCGERCMAISVAVCVGDQVADALVAKLTPQIKALKIGAGTSCGLDMGPLVSAQARDKVSGYIEDGVAAGASLVVDGRGLSVTGHEDGFFLGGCLFDNVTPEMRIYKEEIFGPVLCVVRVNSLEKAMQLINDHEYGNGTCIFTRDGEAARLFCDEIEVGMVGVNVPLPVPVAYHSFGGWKRSLFGDLHAYGPDGVRFYTRRKAITQRWPQRASHEASQFAFPSL, encoded by the coding sequence ATGAGCCTTATCCCGCATTTGATCAATGGCGAACTGGTGACCGAAGACGGTCGCACGGCCGACGTGTTCAACCCGTCTACTGGCCAGGCCATCCACAAGCTGCCGTTGGCCAGCCGTGAAACCATTCAGAAAGCCATCGACTCGGCCAAGGCTGCGTTCCCGGCGTGGCGTAATACGCCACCGGCCAAGCGTGCGCAGGTAATGTTTCGCTTCAAGCAATTGCTGGAGCAGAACGAAGCACGTATCGCCCAATTGATCAGCGAAGAACACGGCAAGACCCTGGAAGACGCTGCCGGTGAACTGAAGCGCGGCATCGAGAACGTCGAATTCGCTTGCGCAGCGCCGGAAATCCTTAAGGGCGAGTACAGCCGCAACGTCGGCCCGAACATTGATGCCTGGTCGGATTTCCAGCCGTTGGGCGTGGTGGCCGGTATCACTCCGTTCAACTTCCCGGCGATGGTGCCACTGTGGATGTACCCGCTGGCGATCGTCTGCGGCAACTGCTTCATCCTCAAACCGTCCGAGCGTGATCCAAGCTCGACATTGTTGATCGCTCAATTGTTGCTGGAAGCCGGTCTGCCTAAAGGTGTGCTGAGCGTAGTGCACGGCGACAAGGCAGCGGTGGACGCGCTGATCGAAGCGCCGGAAGTCAAAGCATTGAGCTTCGTGGGTTCGACGCCAATTGCCGAATACATCTATGCCGAAGGCACCAAGCGCGGCAAACGCGTCCAGGCACTGGGCGGCGCGAAGAACCATGCGGTGCTGATGCCGGATGCGGATCTGGATAATGCCGTCAGTGCGCTGATGGGCGCGGCGTATGGTTCCTGCGGCGAGCGTTGCATGGCGATTTCGGTGGCCGTGTGTGTTGGTGACCAGGTGGCGGATGCGTTGGTGGCCAAACTGACGCCGCAGATCAAGGCACTGAAGATCGGTGCTGGTACTTCCTGTGGTCTGGACATGGGCCCGTTGGTTTCCGCTCAGGCTCGCGACAAGGTGAGTGGCTATATAGAAGACGGCGTTGCGGCCGGTGCTTCGTTGGTGGTTGATGGCCGTGGCTTGAGCGTAACCGGCCATGAGGATGGGTTCTTCCTGGGCGGGTGCCTGTTCGATAACGTCACGCCAGAGATGCGCATCTATAAAGAAGAGATCTTCGGCCCAGTGCTGTGTGTCGTTCGGGTCAATAGCCTGGAAAAGGCCATGCAACTGATCAACGATCACGAGTATGGCAACGGCACCTGCATCTTCACCCGTGACGGTGAAGCGGCGCGGTTGTTCTGCGACGAGATCGAAGTCGGCATGGTTGGCGTCAACGTACCATTGCCGGTGCCGGTGGCTTATCACAGCTTTGGTGGCTGGAAGCGTTCACTGTTCGGCGATCTGCATGCGTACGGCCCTGATGGTGTGCGTTTCTATACCCGTCGCAAGGCAATCACTCAACGCTGGCCGCAGCGGGCGAGCCATGAAGCGTCGCAATTCGCATTCCCTAGCTTGTAA